The following proteins are encoded in a genomic region of Thermomicrobiales bacterium:
- the rplA gene encoding 50S ribosomal protein L1 produces MAQHGKKYRNALQLLEPDRQYEVKEAVDLLKKMSSAGFDETVEVHFRLGIDPRQADQAVRSTVTLPAGTGKVVRVLVFAVGDAARIAQEAGADYVGSDDLVKQINDGWLEFDATIAMADQMGKVGGLGRILGRRGLMPNPRSGTVVRTPEDLPGVVQELKGGRVEFRNDRTGLVHVAVGKVSFSEDRIVENVNAIIDAIQRNKPSASKGVYLRSITLTGTMTPGIPLDVAAAVASAS; encoded by the coding sequence ATGGCACAGCACGGTAAGAAGTATCGGAACGCGCTCCAGCTGCTTGAGCCGGATCGCCAGTACGAAGTCAAAGAGGCCGTCGATCTGCTGAAGAAGATGTCTTCGGCAGGCTTCGATGAGACAGTCGAGGTTCATTTCCGCCTCGGCATTGACCCCCGTCAGGCGGATCAGGCAGTTCGCTCAACGGTTACCCTTCCAGCCGGCACGGGCAAAGTAGTACGCGTGCTGGTGTTCGCCGTCGGCGACGCTGCCCGCATCGCGCAAGAAGCCGGCGCGGACTACGTCGGTAGCGATGACCTGGTCAAGCAGATCAATGATGGCTGGCTGGAATTCGACGCGACCATTGCCATGGCCGACCAGATGGGCAAGGTTGGCGGTCTCGGTCGAATCCTCGGACGCCGCGGCCTGATGCCGAATCCTCGCTCCGGCACCGTCGTGCGCACGCCTGAAGATCTTCCTGGCGTTGTCCAGGAACTGAAGGGCGGTCGCGTTGAATTTCGCAACGACCGCACCGGCCTCGTTCACGTGGCCGTCGGCAAGGTGAGCTTCTCTGAAGATCGCATTGTCGAGAACGTCAACGCCATCATTGACGCCATCCAGCGCAACAAGCCATCCGCATCGAAGGGCGTCTATTTGCGGTCGATCACGCTCACCGGTACAATGACCCCCGGTATTCCGCTGGATGTTGCCGCTGCGGTTGCGTCGGCTTCCTAG
- the rplK gene encoding 50S ribosomal protein L11, translating to MAKKIRAYIKLQIPAGKATPAPPIGPALGQHGVAIMNFCKEYNERTANMAGQIVPVVITVFEDRSFTFVTKTPPAADLLRRAAGVDKGAGNVKTAVGKVTRDQVREIAELKMRDLNAVDIEGAMKQVEGTARSMGIQVV from the coding sequence TTGGCTAAGAAGATCAGGGCCTACATCAAGCTCCAGATCCCTGCTGGGAAGGCGACTCCAGCGCCGCCGATTGGCCCGGCGCTCGGTCAGCATGGCGTGGCGATCATGAACTTCTGCAAGGAGTACAACGAACGCACCGCCAACATGGCCGGTCAGATTGTCCCGGTTGTGATCACCGTCTTTGAGGATCGGTCATTCACGTTCGTCACCAAGACGCCGCCGGCAGCAGACTTGCTGCGCCGCGCCGCTGGTGTCGACAAGGGTGCAGGTAATGTGAAGACGGCTGTCGGCAAGGTCACTCGCGACCAGGTTCGTGAGATCGCCGAGCTGAAGATGCGCGACCTCAACGCCGTCGACATTGAAGGTGCCATGAAGCAGGTCGAAGGCACCGCGCGCTCGATGGGCATTCAGGTCGTCTAA